The following are encoded in a window of Gossypium raimondii isolate GPD5lz chromosome 13, ASM2569854v1, whole genome shotgun sequence genomic DNA:
- the LOC105783230 gene encoding uncharacterized protein LOC105783230 isoform X2, whose protein sequence is MPCQKRLSSALPSSLLLPLNFFYVQSKCNLNWKRSSGKKRGERVRCSAVGVGVGVEDEACELVNGVELSIGEGDDNIQAYLFKAVKNNNGAGVLLLSDIFGFQDSATRDFAYQVACHGYNVLVPDLFRGDPWEKGRPKPMFEQWLASQDPQRVANDIATSTKWMVDEFRAAGISKKLGIIGFCFGGGRVIDVLAADQGACFSTAVSFYGTRMDLAAASKIKVPVLFISGDDDLLCPIGVLSKFEKIIGNGSRVVIFEGRGHAFAHRPGSTEEDADAEQAFTLMRNWLHDGLLVNS, encoded by the exons ATGCCCTGCCAGAAGAGGCTTTCTTCCGCCCTGCCATCATCACTTCTTCTTCCTCTCAACTTTT TTTATGTTCAGAGTAAATGCAATTTGAATTGGAAAAGATCATCAGGAAAGAAGAGAGGTGAAAGAGTAAGGTGTAGTGCAGTGGGAGTGGGAGTGGGAGTGGAAGATGAAGCATGTGAATTAGTGAATGGAGTTGAGCTTTCAATTGGGGAAGGAGATGATAACATCCAAGCTTATCTCTTTAAGGCAGTGAAGAACAATAATGGAGCAGGTGTTTTGCTTTTATCTGATATCTTTGGGTTTCAAGATTCAGCCACAAGAGATTTTGCATACCAAGTTGCCTGCCATGGTTACAA TGTCCTTGTTCCAGACCTATTTCGTGGTGACCCCTGGGAAAAGGGCCGACCAAAACCAATGTTTGAACAATGGCTGGCTAGCCAAGACCCTCAGAGGGTTGCAAATGACATAGCAACCTCAACAAAATGGATGGTTGATGAATTTAGAGCTGCAGGAATTTCAAAGAAACTTGGTATCATTGGATTTTGCTTTGGAGGTGGCCGTGTGATCGATGTTTTAGCCGCTGACCAGGGTGCTTGTTTTAGCACTGCTGTCTCATTCTATGGGACCAGGATGGATCTGGCAGCGGCATCTAAAATAAAGGTGCCTGTGTTGTTCATTTCAGGGGATGATGACCTACTCTGTCCGATTGGTGTTTTGAGCAAGTTTGAGAAGATCATTGGCAACGGCTCTAGGGTTGTAATCTTCGAAGGAAGAGGTCATGCCTTTGCCCATCGACCAGGATCTACAGAAGAGGATGCAGATGCTGAGCAGGCATTTACCTTGATGAGGAATTGGCTTCATGATGGCCTACTCGTAAACAGTTGA
- the LOC105783230 gene encoding uncharacterized protein LOC105783230 isoform X1, producing MGLASATTISSSSSSSLLSASLCPARRGFLPPCHHHFFFLSTFSKCNLNWKRSSGKKRGERVRCSAVGVGVGVEDEACELVNGVELSIGEGDDNIQAYLFKAVKNNNGAGVLLLSDIFGFQDSATRDFAYQVACHGYNVLVPDLFRGDPWEKGRPKPMFEQWLASQDPQRVANDIATSTKWMVDEFRAAGISKKLGIIGFCFGGGRVIDVLAADQGACFSTAVSFYGTRMDLAAASKIKVPVLFISGDDDLLCPIGVLSKFEKIIGNGSRVVIFEGRGHAFAHRPGSTEEDADAEQAFTLMRNWLHDGLLVNS from the exons ATGGGGTTGGCTTCAGCCACCACcatctcctcctcctcctcctcctccttgcTCTCCGCCTCCCTATGCCCTGCCAGAAGAGGCTTTCTTCCGCCCTGCCATCATCACTTCTTCTTCCTCTCAACTTTT AGTAAATGCAATTTGAATTGGAAAAGATCATCAGGAAAGAAGAGAGGTGAAAGAGTAAGGTGTAGTGCAGTGGGAGTGGGAGTGGGAGTGGAAGATGAAGCATGTGAATTAGTGAATGGAGTTGAGCTTTCAATTGGGGAAGGAGATGATAACATCCAAGCTTATCTCTTTAAGGCAGTGAAGAACAATAATGGAGCAGGTGTTTTGCTTTTATCTGATATCTTTGGGTTTCAAGATTCAGCCACAAGAGATTTTGCATACCAAGTTGCCTGCCATGGTTACAA TGTCCTTGTTCCAGACCTATTTCGTGGTGACCCCTGGGAAAAGGGCCGACCAAAACCAATGTTTGAACAATGGCTGGCTAGCCAAGACCCTCAGAGGGTTGCAAATGACATAGCAACCTCAACAAAATGGATGGTTGATGAATTTAGAGCTGCAGGAATTTCAAAGAAACTTGGTATCATTGGATTTTGCTTTGGAGGTGGCCGTGTGATCGATGTTTTAGCCGCTGACCAGGGTGCTTGTTTTAGCACTGCTGTCTCATTCTATGGGACCAGGATGGATCTGGCAGCGGCATCTAAAATAAAGGTGCCTGTGTTGTTCATTTCAGGGGATGATGACCTACTCTGTCCGATTGGTGTTTTGAGCAAGTTTGAGAAGATCATTGGCAACGGCTCTAGGGTTGTAATCTTCGAAGGAAGAGGTCATGCCTTTGCCCATCGACCAGGATCTACAGAAGAGGATGCAGATGCTGAGCAGGCATTTACCTTGATGAGGAATTGGCTTCATGATGGCCTACTCGTAAACAGTTGA